From the Bradyrhizobium ontarionense genome, the window CAGCACGAACACCTTCGGATTGGCGAAGGCGTCGCGCAGCGTGTTGCCGTGACGTGCGGCTAGCGTCGCCTGCTCTGCGGACAATTGCGCGCCGAGGTCGCGACGTTCGTTCTCATCGAGCCATTTGGCGTCGGCCGGTCCGTCCGACAGCACGAACAGGCAGGCGACGCCGAGCAGCACCGCCGGGAGGCCCTCGATGATCAGCAACCATTGCCAGCCGGCCAGTCCGCCGAAACCGTCCATCGTCAGCAGGGCACCGGAAATCGGCGAGCCGATCATGTTGGCCACGGGAATGCCGACCAGGAAAGCCGCGGTCGCCCGGCCACGCCAGGCACCGGGAAACCAGTAGGTGAAATACAAATAGACGCCCGGCGTGAAGCCCGCTTCCGCCATTCCGAGCAGCAGCCGCATCACCGAGAAGCTCGTCGGCCCGGTGACCAGGCAGGTGAAGGTCGACAGCAGACCCCAGCTGATCATGATGCGCGCGATCCACAGCCGCGCACCGACCCGCTGCATCATCAGATTGCTCGGAATTTCACACAGGAAATAGCCGAGGAAGAACAAGCCCGCGCCCCAGCCGAACTGCGACGGCGTCAAGCCGAGATCGCGATTCATCTGCAGGCCGGCGAAGCCGACATTGATGCGGTCGAGATAGCTGACGACGTAGCAGGCGAAGATGAACGGGATGATGCGCCGCATCACCTTCGTCATTGTTGGCGTGATGTCGACCGCCGGCGCCGCGGGCGCGGCCTCGCTCTCCATTCCGTTCCTCCCTGGCACGTCTTCGGCCTCTTTCGGCCTGTTCGGCAGCACCATATTTGGCGAACGAAATTTATGCAACGACGTTTCATTTTAGAATTGACGCATCGTCGACCACCGCGCCCGACGGTCGAGCGGAGCCGAACCCGCACATGGACGGGCGCGAAGCGCACGCCGGCTTGGAACCGGCAGCATCGATATGTCACGGGTGAATGGCCGCAGGCCGAGGTTCTGACGGCAGCCGCGGAAGGTGTCCCGCCTCAAGCGGACAGGAGGTCAGCAATCGAAGCAGCTGAAGGGGCCGCCATGCCGCGCAGCCGGCGCGGACGCTGGCGCCGTTCTGGCGAACGCCCGTCGTCGACGACATGTACGCTTCGTCGCGACATCTTTTCGCGCCCGCAGCCCGCGGGTGTCCCCCGGCAGACAGCCGGGGGAACCCGTCGGCAGGCTAGCCGCCGCTGCGATAGACCTGGATGTCGAGGTCGCGAATCTTCTTGCGCAGGGTGTTGCGGTTGAGGCCGAGCAGGTCGGCGGCGCGGATCTGGTTGCCGCGGGTCGCGGCCAGCGCAGCCGTCAGCAGCGGGATCTCGATCTCCTTGAGGATGCGGTGATACAGGCCCGGCGGCGGCACGCCGTTCGGGAACCCCTGGAAGTGCGAGGACAGATAGGCCTCGACCGCGCCACCGAGATTGTCGATCGAGGTCGGCGCATTGGAGCCGGTGGTCACCGCCGGCGGCGCCAGCTCGCCGTCGATCACCGAGGCCGTGATCACGTCCTGCGGATACAGCGCGGCGAGGCGGCGGGCGAGGTTTTCCAGCTCACGGACGTTGCCCGGCCAGCGGTGCTGCTTGAGCCGCTCCAGCGCGGCCGTGTCGAGCTTCTTCGGCGGCAGCCCGTCCTTCTCGGCCAGCGCGAAGAAG encodes:
- a CDS encoding MFS transporter, with translation MESEAAPAAPAVDITPTMTKVMRRIIPFIFACYVVSYLDRINVGFAGLQMNRDLGLTPSQFGWGAGLFFLGYFLCEIPSNLMMQRVGARLWIARIMISWGLLSTFTCLVTGPTSFSVMRLLLGMAEAGFTPGVYLYFTYWFPGAWRGRATAAFLVGIPVANMIGSPISGALLTMDGFGGLAGWQWLLIIEGLPAVLLGVACLFVLSDGPADAKWLDENERRDLGAQLSAEQATLAARHGNTLRDAFANPKVFVLALVNFCGICGSLGVGLWLPQIVRGFGVSYVAVGFISAAPYALGAICMLLWARLANRARHRLWFVCGALATAGVALSVSASFSAPLTAMLALTVTVVGILSFQATYWAIPSGFLTGRAAAAGLALIVSIGNLGGFVGPYMIGYLRESTKSFSTPLYVLSAILLVGATVMFLLGDPAGDKPALKEAA